Within Burkholderia diffusa, the genomic segment GACGATCCTGGTCGGCGTGGTATGTGCCGGGAAATACTGGTAGTCGGTACCCTTCCAGATACCCACTCCATCGAGTGTGCGAATGCCGCTGCGTTTGCTCATGTCCATCGTCTCCCCAGGTAACAGGAAAGCCGACCGGCTGCATGCCTGAGGATCCTGGTTCCCCTTCTCCTCGCATTTCCCCGTGGCGGTCACGTGAATGAACGTATTGCCCGTGTTACGCACGTTGCCCTTGCCGTCCTGTTCGAACGTGAAACGGATTGCACGCGGCCGAACAACGAGAATCGAGCTCAGGCGGATGCGCTGTTTCGCCGAAACACTGACACCACCCTTGAGCTGGGATTCGGACGAAACGGATTGCTCGATGAAGGAAAGCTGGTAATAGCGTTCCTTGTCGTCGCGTTCGCCCTGGTAGTAAATCTTGACATCGGCCTTTTGGTGCGGCGGAAGAAATACGGT encodes:
- a CDS encoding fimbria/pilus periplasmic chaperone, with protein sequence MKNLKILVLAVAAACVSPAGAIGIGSLTTEMQEKEFYVVKQIQNDDSVAKFVSTEVQQVSDPKTLKVLPAQRKDVLVSPATVFLPPHQKADVKIYYQGERDDKERYYQLSFIEQSVSSESQLKGGVSVSAKQRIRLSSILVVRPRAIRFTFEQDGKGNVRNTGNTFIHVTATGKCEEKGNQDPQACSRSAFLLPGETMDMSKRSGIRTLDGVGIWKGTDYQYFPAHTTPTRIVAK